Within Exiguobacterium sp. BMC-KP, the genomic segment TTCCTTTATATGAAGTCATGAATCTTTCGGGGCATGAGTCAATAACGACTACGAATACGTATCTTCAACAATTAAAAAAATCTAATTTAAATGTGCTACCTTATGATTAAGGGACTTTTTATATAAAACGTCAAATCTCCTTAATAATTAGACATTGATTAATATACGAGAAAATATAACATTTATCGGTCATTCTACTAAGTTTACTTGTATATTAGATTTTTATATAAAACGACCGTTTTATATAAAAAAGCAATGAAAATTCTTAGGAGAATTTCATTGCTTTCATATTATGGACTTAGAGAAGACAAGTCGCTATCTTTCCGTTCATCATCCATTAATTTTCAGTTGGGTTTGTAAAAAGTGTTCAGTTGACATCACATCCGCATACATGCCATGTAAAGCGCCGACGAACGAATAGTGAACCTGTTCAGCTGAAACGACCTTGCCATCATATGATAGATCTTTAGTCGCGCAAGCATCCTCAATCAATGTTGTTTCATAGCCTAAATCAACTGCCGCACGAACAGTCGCATCAATACACATATGTGTCATCATACCGACCACGACTAACTTAGTGATTTGCTTCTTCGCTAACTGCTCTCCTAATTCTGTTTGAAGGAAACTATTCGCGAACTGCTTGATAACGAGCGTTTCATTTTCTAACGGTTGGACGAGCTCGTGGATTTCAACGCCTTCCGTATCTGGAAGAAAGAATCCCATGTCCGGACTACTGGCTACATGTTGAACGTGGAAAATGTTTTCCTTATTATTTTTTCTAAACCAATCCAGGATTTTAGCGGCATTCTTTGCTGCTCGATCGGGATTAACAAGCTCCATTTTTCCATTTGCAAAGTAATCTTTTTGAATATCTACAATAATTAAAGCTGTATCCATATCTTCACCTCATTTATAATTTTCCTTACACATTAATCATAAAGAGAGACTCAATATTAATCGATAAGCTGATGAATCGTTTCTGCTTCATATCATTTCACCATGAAAGGAATTTAACATGGAACTCAATAATATCGACTATCAAATCCTTCAGATTCTATCAGAAAATTCAAGGATTCAATGGAAGGACATTGGAAAACAAATTCATATGACGGGTCAGGCGGTTGGCAACCGGATTAAAAAGCTGGAGGATCAAGGTATTATTCAATCCTATTCTTTGATCATTGATGAACTTAAGTTAGGCTTTTCTTACACAGCTTTCGTCATCATTTATATGAAAACATCTAATCATGGACAGTTCATTCGTTTTTTGAACGGATGTCCAGAAGTGGTGGAAGCGCATCGTGTATCCGGTGAGGGTTGCTATCACTTAAAAATAAAAGTTACTTCGCAAGAACAATTGAATGTATTGTTAAATTCCATTCTTGAGCATGGCAATTACACGCTTTACCTCTCGATAAATGAAATTAAGCGACGTTTCTCCCCGCTTGATCATGTCTAATGTGCTTCGTTCTGCGCCATATAAAAAACTCGAGTCGAATTGACTCCTCAAAAAGAATGACATGAAAGATATCAAAAAGGCTAAGGTTCTTAGATACTAAAGAACCTTAGCCTTTTTTTGTCTTATTTCTTTTCGCTGACACAATAACCCATTTAGTCAGGAGTCCGTTAACTGTTCTGATTCAATTCGCCCCACCTGCACATTTCTTGGATGATTGGCCAAAGTGTTCGGCCTCTCTCTGTCAGACTGTACTCCACCTTTGGAGGAATTTGTGGGTACTCTTGACGATGAATCAATCCATCTCGCTCCATCTCTTTTAAAGCAGAGCTTAATGTACGATACGTGATGGTACCAATCATACGTTGTAGTTCGTTGTAACGAACTGGCTCGTTATTTGACAGGTAATAGATAATCAACAATTTCCATTTCCCGTTGATGAGAGAAAGCGTATACCCGAAAAATGTTTCTTGATTATCAGCTACATTCCCTTTTGAAGTTTTCATAGTAACACTATCCTTTCTGATAGTATATGCAAAAAAAGTGCATACTTGTCTGATTTCTTATACTGACCATATACTAAATTTCATAGCGAGTAAACAGGATCAAGCTTTTTTCTATCCGACAACACGAAGGGGGATCAAACGACTCATAGGATAGATATTACCTACTCAATAAAAAATCAGCTATTAACAAAGGAGTGCTTTAACAATGACGAAATTAAAAAAAGCTGCAATTCTAACCACACTCACATTGAGCGGTGTATTAGCAGCTTGCGGACCTTCACAAACTGAAAAAACTAATCCATCACAACCGAAAAAACAGGACGTGGTGGTCCAACAAATTCGAAATGCGACCGTGACAGTAGAGTACAAAGGACAAAAATTCTTGGTAGATCCCATGTTTTCTAAAAAGGGCGAATTTGATTCGTTCGGTCCCGCTACAAGGGATGATCGGAATCCAATAGTCGACCTTCCATTCTCTGTCGATAAGATTATGGATGACGTAGACGCTGTCATCGTTACCCACACGCATGAGGATCACTTTGATCAGGCAGCAAAAGAACAACTTCCAAAAGACATCAAAATGTTCATGCAAGATAAAAAAGATGCAGATATGGCACGAAAAGCAGGCTTTACAAATATCGAAGTCATGAAAGAAGGCAAAGCGACGACCTTTAAAGGCGTCAAACTGACGGAAGTAGATGGTCGTCATGGCTACGGAGAGATGGCAAAGAAAATGGGAAATGTCATGGGCGTTATCTTTCAGCATCCAAAAGAAAAAACTTTATATGTAGCAGGTGATACCGTTTGGTATTCGGAAGTGAAAAAAAATATCGATACGTATAAACCAGAGATTTTTATTTTGAACGGAGGACAGAATCAATTCCTAGAAGGTGGTCCATTGATCATGGGAAAAGAAGATGTCTATAAGGTGTACAAAGCCGCTCCAAAAGCCAAAATCCTAGTCAGTCATATGGAAGCCGTAAACCACTGGGGACTCTCGAGAAAAGAATTGAAGACATTCATTAAAGGTAAAGACATCACATCCAATGTCCTTGTTCCGGATGATGGGGAAACAACTTCATTTTGATTTTATGACCGTATAACACAGTTTTCAATACTATCTTGAATAACAGAAAGGATTCATCCTGCATATCAAACAACTAGAACGATGAATCATAGAGGTGAAATCATGAAAAAATTCGATCTATCCGTTTTATCGATTGCTCCGTTAAGACAAGGAGAAACAATGAAAAAAGGAATAGATACTGTAGTTGCACTGGCTAAAGCTGTTGATACGATGGGATACAAACGTATTTGGATTGCAGAACATCACAATCATGATGCCTATGCCAGTGCTGCAACTGTATCGATCGTACAGCATTTGTTAGCGAATACAAAACGTATTCGTGTAGGTTCCGGTGGCGTCATGTTACCGAACCATTCTCCTTTAGTCGTCGCAGAGCAATTCGGAACACTGGAAACACTATTTCCTGAACGTGTCGATTTAGCATTGGGACGTGCTCCAGGAACTGATCAACAAACGGCAGATGTGATTCGACGTTCTAATCATAAAGGAGTCTTTTTCTTTGAGAAAGAAGTTCAAGAGATTTTACGGTATGTAGGAACAGAAGAGGAACAAGGCGATGTCCGGGCATACCCTGGGCTTGGTACACATGTGCCAGTCTTCATTCTAGGATCGTCTACTGGATCCGCTGAAATTGCAGCCCGACTAGGATTGCCTTATGCTTTCGGTGCACAATTTTCTCCAGAAACGATGGAAGAAGCGCTTAACATCTATCGTCAAAGTTTCAGACCTTCGAAACATCTAAAAGAGCCTTATGTATTGGCTGCCATCAATATCATTGCTGCTGATTCAATGGAAGAAGCCTCTTTGATTGCCTCCAGCCACTTGCAGGTGTATATCGATATTTATACCAATAATCTCAGCCAACTCATCCCACCAAAGAAGGATTTCCTTGAATCCTTATCTCAGTATGAGCTAGAAATCCTGCATTATAAGTTAGGGTATACGATCATGGGAGATGCAGAGACGGTTCGTCGAGAAGTTATCGAGTTTCAAGAGAAGTATGAGGTAGACGAAATCATTGCCTTATCAAACATCTATGACAGTAAAAAAGAAATACAATCATACAACATCTTTAAACAAGTAAGCGATTCCTTAAACAACGAAATAAAATAATACTGAAAAGAAGTCAGCGAAAACTAAGTTGAGCAGAGATTGTCCATTCGTAAACGTTGTAAAAAACTGATGGTTCTTTTAACAAATCTAAAGAACAAAAATAGTTGGAATAAAGGAGAAGACTGTATCGATTATTTATGATATTTCTGAATAAAATCCTTTATCATTCCTTTTATGTTGGAGGAGTAAACGACTAGAGAAACTTTCGAAATCATCAAAAAAACAATATAATAACTGACGCTTTTTTTTGCCCGCAATGGATCCAACCATTGCGGGCTTCTTTTCTTCCTTGGATTTGTATACACCCATCCTCTATTCCCTTGGGTTTTACTAAGAGAAAAACGAATTCGTTTTTCGTCCATAATATCGAAAGAAGATTTTTCTGATTTATCTTCTGATGAAAAATAAATATTGATACTCTCATAAATTTAGCTACTAATAAATCTGAGGTCTTTTTGACTATATCTTGCTTAAGCTTGGTTGAAGTTGATAAAAAATACATACATGGGATACACATCCTAAACTTCAATATAGAGCAAGAAAAAATGTGATATTTGAACTTGGATTTTTTTATGGAAAATTAGGTCGGTCAAATGTATGTTGCTTATTAAAACAGTCCGTTGAAAAATCAAGTGATCTTGATGGAATTGCATATATTCCTTTTACAGAGTCTATTGATGAAATAGAGTATGACACCCTTAAAGAACTAAGAGAATCTAATCTAAAAGTAAAAATTTGAACTGAATGTATGGCACAACATTTTTTAATCATTGCGTAAAAGAGTAGGAGCTTGACCTCTTATTTTAGAGATCACACTCCTGTTCTTATAATCTATACTTGCAAACATCATTTATCTTCAATAAGGTTTATCGTCTTATATTTATCGACCGTTTAATATGAACTGAAGAAAATTCATAGAATAAAAGAAGAAATGAGGCTTGATACTCCGTACTTTATCACAAGATGCTAGTTAGTATGGGTTACTCTACTTTCGTTACACCTAGATGTTCTCGAAGTGTATTTCCTGTATAGGTGTCTTTAAACAATCCTCTTTTTTGTAATTCAGGAATGATCATGTCTACAAAATCTTCTAAACTTGACGGTAGTGACGGCGGCATCAAGTTGAAGCCATCTGCTACTCCCTCGTTAAACCAAAATTCCAACTGATCCACAATTTCTTCCGGAGTACCAATCAATGTCAGGTGTCCTCCTCCTGCTGCTAAATAGCCTAATAGTTCTTTGAGCGTCGGATTTGTATCATCGATAATCTCTAGAATCGTTCGGTAGCGTCCGATGGGTCCGGAAAATTCCTCGATCGATGGTAAGGTCGGAATCTTTGCTTCGAGATCCCATGTGGAGCAATCTTGCTGCAAAAAGAAACTCAATTGTTTCAAAGCATTTTCAACCGGTAATTTTTCATCTAGTTCGGCTTTTTTGGCTAGTGCCTCTTCTCTTGTTTTACCAACATACGTTACTAAGCCTGGGTATATCTTAATCTTTCGATCTGGTGATTCAGTTTGTGTAATTTTCTTATGGAGTTTTTCACGAAAAGCATGGGCTTGTCTAAAATTCCATGACACAGAATATACGGCATCCGCATGTTTGGCTGCAAGGGCAATCCCTTCTTCAGAAGCCCCCGCTTGCATCGCTACTGGCTTTCCTTGGGGACTACGCGGCGTAGACAAAGGACCTTTTACGCTGAAATAGGCTTCAGAATGATCGATAACTTGTATACGTTCAGGATCAATCAATTGGTTATCTGATCGATTCGCAAGAAAAGCCGCTTGATCCCAAGATAAAAATAGCTTCTCCATCAATGCTGCGAATTCGTTCGCCTTATTATACCGTTCCTCCCTCGGTGGAAGTGCATCCATCCCGTGGTTTAACGCTTCCCAATCCGTCATCGAGGTCACTAAGTTCCAGCCTACCCTCCCCTTCGTCACGTGATCTAGGCTTAGAAGTTGCCTTGCTGCTGTATACGGATTGGAGAACGTGCTCGATATCGTAGAAACTAATCCGATATGATCCGTCACTTGAGAAATAGCCGTTAGATTAATTAAAGGATCCAACCAAAAGGCAGGTAAATCAGTTGCATTATTAGCCGGAAAGGATTGATTGTCCGCAAAAAATACTGCATCCAAACGTCCAGCTTCCGCTATTTGAGCCAAACGCTGATAATAGCGACTCTCTCCGATCTCTTTAATCGCGGAATCAGGTATTAACCATGCGGCTTGGTGATGACCACATCCATATAACAAAACACCAATATTTAACTGATTTCTATTCGTCATCTTCTGTTCACGAATCCCTTCTCTTACAAGCTAAGAATCTTTTAAAACGATCGCTTCAATTCATTGTTA encodes:
- a CDS encoding cysteine hydrolase family protein, yielding MDTALIIVDIQKDYFANGKMELVNPDRAAKNAAKILDWFRKNNKENIFHVQHVASSPDMGFFLPDTEGVEIHELVQPLENETLVIKQFANSFLQTELGEQLAKKQITKLVVVGMMTHMCIDATVRAAVDLGYETTLIEDACATKDLSYDGKVVSAEQVHYSFVGALHGMYADVMSTEHFLQTQLKING
- a CDS encoding MBL fold metallo-hydrolase yields the protein MVVQQIRNATVTVEYKGQKFLVDPMFSKKGEFDSFGPATRDDRNPIVDLPFSVDKIMDDVDAVIVTHTHEDHFDQAAKEQLPKDIKMFMQDKKDADMARKAGFTNIEVMKEGKATTFKGVKLTEVDGRHGYGEMAKKMGNVMGVIFQHPKEKTLYVAGDTVWYSEVKKNIDTYKPEIFILNGGQNQFLEGGPLIMGKEDVYKVYKAAPKAKILVSHMEAVNHWGLSRKELKTFIKGKDITSNVLVPDDGETTSF
- a CDS encoding Lrp/AsnC family transcriptional regulator, which codes for MELNNIDYQILQILSENSRIQWKDIGKQIHMTGQAVGNRIKKLEDQGIIQSYSLIIDELKLGFSYTAFVIIYMKTSNHGQFIRFLNGCPEVVEAHRVSGEGCYHLKIKVTSQEQLNVLLNSILEHGNYTLYLSINEIKRRFSPLDHV
- a CDS encoding LLM class flavin-dependent oxidoreductase; this translates as MTNRNQLNIGVLLYGCGHHQAAWLIPDSAIKEIGESRYYQRLAQIAEAGRLDAVFFADNQSFPANNATDLPAFWLDPLINLTAISQVTDHIGLVSTISSTFSNPYTAARQLLSLDHVTKGRVGWNLVTSMTDWEALNHGMDALPPREERYNKANEFAALMEKLFLSWDQAAFLANRSDNQLIDPERIQVIDHSEAYFSVKGPLSTPRSPQGKPVAMQAGASEEGIALAAKHADAVYSVSWNFRQAHAFREKLHKKITQTESPDRKIKIYPGLVTYVGKTREEALAKKAELDEKLPVENALKQLSFFLQQDCSTWDLEAKIPTLPSIEEFSGPIGRYRTILEIIDDTNPTLKELLGYLAAGGGHLTLIGTPEEIVDQLEFWFNEGVADGFNLMPPSLPSSLEDFVDMIIPELQKRGLFKDTYTGNTLREHLGVTKVE
- a CDS encoding LLM class flavin-dependent oxidoreductase, with the translated sequence MKKFDLSVLSIAPLRQGETMKKGIDTVVALAKAVDTMGYKRIWIAEHHNHDAYASAATVSIVQHLLANTKRIRVGSGGVMLPNHSPLVVAEQFGTLETLFPERVDLALGRAPGTDQQTADVIRRSNHKGVFFFEKEVQEILRYVGTEEEQGDVRAYPGLGTHVPVFILGSSTGSAEIAARLGLPYAFGAQFSPETMEEALNIYRQSFRPSKHLKEPYVLAAINIIAADSMEEASLIASSHLQVYIDIYTNNLSQLIPPKKDFLESLSQYELEILHYKLGYTIMGDAETVRREVIEFQEKYEVDEIIALSNIYDSKKEIQSYNIFKQVSDSLNNEIK
- a CDS encoding TIR domain-containing protein; this translates as MIFELGFFYGKLGRSNVCCLLKQSVEKSSDLDGIAYIPFTESIDEIEYDTLKELRESNLKVKI
- a CDS encoding winged helix-turn-helix transcriptional regulator; amino-acid sequence: MKTSKGNVADNQETFFGYTLSLINGKWKLLIIYYLSNNEPVRYNELQRMIGTITYRTLSSALKEMERDGLIHRQEYPQIPPKVEYSLTERGRTLWPIIQEMCRWGELNQNS